One Cardiocondyla obscurior isolate alpha-2009 linkage group LG16, Cobs3.1, whole genome shotgun sequence genomic region harbors:
- the Fer1hch gene encoding ferritin heavy chain, with product MTKLPLHVFLVTLVCIGGTFGDGLKCILKPADIPTSWIDMVDPCIKLMEAQVKTEMEAAMKYLAMGAHFARDTINRPGFSKFFFESASEERQHAIKFIEYLLMRGQLTNDVSKLLKYPLTINSTHPMRQEWNSGEEALAEALKLETQVTRSIRDIITTCENPKTSSFNDYHLVDYLTSDFLDEQYKGERDLAGKISTLGKMMQAHGPLGEFLFDKKLLSGEI from the exons ATGACAAAGCTGCCGCTCCACGTCTTTCTCGTCACCCTGGTCTGCATCGGCGGCACCTTCGGCGATGGACTCAAGT gtataCTTAAACCTGCTGATATACCAACATCATGGATAGACATGGTTGATCCTTGCATAAAGCTCATGGAGGCTCAAGTTAAGACCGAGATGGAAGCTGCGATGAAGTACCTCGCAATG ggTGCCCATTTTGCACGCGATACTATAAATCGTCCTGGCTTCAGCAAGTTCTTTTTCGAAAGCGCGAGCGAGGAAAGGCAGCATGCAATAAAATTCATTGAATATCTGCTGATGCGTGGACAGCTTACGAACGACGTTAGTAAGCTTCTCAAGTATCCTTTG ACGATTAACAGCACGCACCCAATGCGTCAAGAATGGAACAGCGGAGAAGAAGCTCTTGCTGAAGCCTTGAAATTGGAGACCCAAGTTACGCGCAGCATTCGTGATATAATCACAACTTGCGAAAATCCAAAAACATCTTCTTTCAATGACTACCAC TTGGTAGATTACCTCACTAGCGATTTCTTGGACGAACAATACAAGGGAGAACGCGATCTTGCTGGGAAAATATCAACATTGGGTAAAATGATGCAAGCGCACGGACCTTTGGGTGAATTTTTGTTCGATAAGAAATTGTTGAGCGGCGAAATCTAG
- the Sl gene encoding 1-phosphatidylinositol 4,5-bisphosphate phosphodiesterase gamma-1, giving the protein MNGIIPEMEQVISQLERGTVVTKFFPRKRPEKKTLMIRRETRQIVWSRSATFRPFDGSVEIREMKEVRIGKQSKDFEKWPEDAKRIENLRCFVVYYGSEFRLKTLSISALSEKECELWIKGLRHLVHDTINAPYPLQVERWLRKEFYTMENSRETVTLKDVKAFLPRVNCKIATNRLRELFQEVDVRNRNELGFDDFVILYHKLMFDQNNLTDWNKLLNYSKSRQTVTLQEFQNFLLTEQQDNLGNNKSEVSRFIREYLQDSQRDIQEPYFTFSEFIDYLFSKHNDIWNQKFNQVSQDMTRPLAHYWIASSHNTYLMGDQISSESSCQAYVRALRAGCRCIELDCWDGPDGMPFIFHGHTLTTKIKFLDVIKTIKEHAFATSEYPVILSIEDNCTLPQQRKMATTMQEVFGDMLLVQPVDKNETVLPSPYALRRKILLKHKKLPDGVDESSFLVRNDESRQEMDLRNTVKNGILYLEDPIDKEWNPHFFVLTQQKLFYTDTFSRAQETEHDDDEENNVRRSLDGAPNNELHFGEKWFHGKLARGREEAEELLRRYSYLGDGTFLVRQCVTFVGDYCLSFWRKGKVNHCRIKLKQEMGQTQYYLIDTNCFDSLYSLITHYRNHPLRSQEFLITLQEPVPQPNKHEEKEWWHPDCTRIVAEEMLKRIPTDGAFLVRPSGSNCYAISFRAEKKIKHCKIKLEGRLYTTGTVEFESLVELVNYYERHPLFKKIKLSHPVSKDMARKMDLDNNDDGSYGIPGYMDPTSLTNVNSQVTVKAIYDYKAKRDDELTLVKHAIITNVNPLSGGWWRGDYGGKKQHWFPANYVEQIDQQELQGDSADSMMLGSLQKGSLDITGAVVELIPVRERSGLEWMLRIQNPNMCSVFEVATLSKDTAYEWMTSIKETAQNASVRESQHKEMERAWRIAKEMSNLIVYCRSVAFNIERIRTKGFTFTEMSSFPETKAEKLMCQQENKFFLKYHQVQFSRVYPKGQRIDSSNYNPVPMWNSGCQMVALNYQTGDKSMQLNQAKFKENGNCGYLLKPEFMFSTEFNPYDKNTLYGVESLKISLKIIGARHLMRSGRGTASPSVEVEIIGADFDSGTKLTTKTIQDNGFNPMWNETCEFEIFNPHFALIRFLVQDEDMFGDNNFIGQATYPVRCLRTGYRSVPLKNVYSEDLELASLLVHINITTL; this is encoded by the exons ATGAATGGAATTATTCCTGAAATGGAACAAGTTATCAGCCAACTTGAAAGAGGTACTGTGgtaacaaaatttttcccAAGAAAACGACCGGAAAAGAAAACTCTCATGATTAGGAGAGAAACTAGGCAGATTGTTTGGTCAAGAAGTGCAACCTTTAGACCTTTTGATGGCTCAG TGGAAATAAGAGAGATGAAAGAAGTTAGGATAGGAAAACAATCTAAAGACTTTGAAAAATGGCCTGAAGATGCTAAGAGAATTGAAAATCTAAGATGTTTTGTGGTATATTATGGATCAGAATTTAGACTGAAAACTCTTTCCATTTCTG CTCTTAGTGAAAAAGAATGTGAGCTGTGGATCAAAGGATTGCGTCACTTAGTGCACGATACTATAAACGCACCGTACCCATTGCAAGTCGAAAGATGGTTAAGAAAAGAGTTTTACACAATGGAAAACTCTCGTGAAAC GGTCACATTAAAAGATGTCAAAGCATTTTTGCCTCGAgttaattgcaaaattgcTACAAACAGACTTAGAGAATTGTTTCAAGAGGTAGACGTAAGAAATCGGAACGAACTTGGCTTTGATGATTTTGTTATTCTATATCACAAATTAATGTTTGATCAAAAt AATCTCACGGATTggaataaattgttaaattattctaaGAGTAGACAAACTGTCACGCTTCaagaatttcaaaatttcttattaacaGAACAGCAAGATAACTtaggaaataataaatcagAAGTATCACGTTTTATTAGAGAGTATTTACAAGATTCTCAACGAGACATACAAGAAccatattttactttctcagaatttatagattatttattttctaagcACAATGATATATGGAATCAAAAGTTTAATCAAGTTTCTCAGGATATGACGAGACCTCTTGCGCATTATTGGATCGCGTCATCACATAATAC ATATTTGATGGGAGATCAGATCAGCAGCGAGAGCAGCTGTCAGGCCTACGTGCGTGCGTTAAGAGCGGGTTGCCGATGTATAGAGCTTGATTGTTGGGATGGTCCAGATGGAATGCCATTTATATTTCATGGACACACTCTCACCAccaagattaaatttttggaTGTTATTAAAACTATCAAAGAGCATGCTTTTGCTACATCTGA ATATCCTGTTATTTTATCTATCGAGGATAATTGTACCTTACCTCAACAACGTAAAATGGCAACGACTATGCAAGAGGTATTTGGCGACATGTTATTAGTCCAACCTGTTGACAAGAATGAAACCGTTCTACCTTCGCCTTACGCATTACGTagaaaaattttgctaaaGCATAAAAAACTTCCCGACGGTGTCGACGAATCCTCGTTTCTTGTTCGAAATGATGAAAGCAGACAAGAAATGGATCTCAGGAATACTGTGAAAAATGGAATTCTTTATCTGGAAGATCCTATCGATAAAGAATGGAATCCTCATTTTTTCGTATTAACGCAACAAAAGCTGTTTTATACAGATACATTTTCGAGAGCACAAGAAACTGAACATGATGACGATGAAGAAAACAACGTTCGACGATCATTGGAT ggCGCGCCAAATAACGAGTTACACTTTGGGGAGAAATGGTTCCACGGAAAATTAGCtagaggaagagaagaagcTGAAGAATTATTACGACGTTATTCCTATCTTGGAGATGGTACTTTTTTAGTGCGACAATGCGTTACATTTGTAGGTGATTACTGTTTGTCATTTTGGCGTAAAGGAAAGGTGAACCATTGTCGTATTAAATTGAAGCAAGAAATGGGCCAAACTCAGTATTATCTTATTGATACGAATTGCTTTGATAGTCTGTACAGTTTAATCACTCATTATCGTAATCACCCACTTAGAAGCCAA GAATTTCTAATTACTTTGCAAGAACCAGTGCCGCAGCCAAACAAGCACGAGGAAAAAGAGTGGTGGCATCCGGATTGTACTCGAATAGTAGCAGAAGAAATGCTAAAGCGTATCCCTACGGATGGTGCATTTTTAGTAAGACCTAGCGGCAGTAATTGCTACGCAATTTCATTTAG agcggaaaagaaaataaaacattgtaaaataaaacttgaagGGAGACTTTACACTACTGGAACCGTAGAATTTGAAAGTTTAGTTGAATTAGTCAATTATTACGAACGGCAtccattatttaaaaaaattaaattaagccaTCCCGTTAGTAAGGATATGGCAAGAAAAATGGATTTG GATAATAACGATGATGGATCTTACGGTATCCCAGGTTATATGGACCCTACAAGTCTCACAAATGTAAATTCACAA gttACCGTCAAAGCTATTTACGACTATAAAGCTAAAAGAGACGACGAATTGACGTTGGTCAAACATGCTATAATTACTAACGTTAATCCCCTAAGCGGAGGATGGTGGAGAGGTGATTATGGTGGCAAAAAACAGCATTGGTTTCCTGCTAATTATGTGGAACAAATTGATCAACAAGAACTTCAAGGAGAT tcGGCAGATTCTATGATGCTCGGTAGCTTGCAAAAGGGTTCATTAGATATTACGGGTGCTGTAGTCGAGTTGATTCCGGTTAGAGAAAGATCGGGCTTGGAATGGATGTTAAGAATACAAAATCCTAATATGTGTTCAGTATTTGAAGTCGCGACACTTTCAAAAGATACCGCGTACGAGTGGATGACAAGTATCAAAGAGACTGCACAAAATGCAAGCGTGagg GAAAGTCAACATAAAGAAATGGAAAGAGCATGGAGAATAGCCAAGGAAATGTCCAATCTTATAGTATATTGTAGATCAGTTGCATTTAACATAGAGCGAATAAGAACTAAGGGATTTACGTTCACTGAAATGAGTAGCTTTCCCGAAACAAAGgctgaaaaattaatgtgtcaacaagaaaataaattttttctaaaatatcatCAG gttCAGTTCAGTAGAGTTTATCCGAAGGGACAACGTATCGATTCATCTAATTATAATCCTGTACCAATGTGGAATTCTGGTTGTCAAATGGTAGCTTTGAATTATCAGACAGGAGATAAATCAATGCAATTGAATCAAGCTAAATTTAAGGAAAATGGCAATTGTGGCTATTTGTTGAAACCGGAGTTCATGTTCAGCACTGAATTTAATCCATATGACAAAAATACACTGTATGGTGTCGAATCGCTAAAgattagtttaaaaattattggagCGAGACATTTAATGAGATCAGGAAGAGGTACTGCCAGCCCGTCCGTCGAAGTCGAAATTATAGGTGCGGATTTCGACTCTGGCACAAAATTAACAACAAAGACAATAC AGGATAATGGATTTAATCCAATGTGGAATGAAACGTGCGAATTTGAGATATTCAATCCACATTTTGCTCTTATACGATTTTTAGTGCAAGACGAAGATATGTTCGGCGATAACAATTTCATAGGACAAGCTACCTATCCA gtACGTTGTCTACGAACGGGATATAGAAGCGTTCCATTAAAAAACGTATATAGCGAAGATCTTGAGCTTGCCTCCCTATTAGTACATATTAATATCACAACTTTAtag
- the LOC139108967 gene encoding transformer 2 isoform X3 has protein sequence MASSHISFVARICTRGKTAMSDIERSGSRSASPRRPRTADGGQRDSRSHSRSHSRSRKSRERKDSLRDVKYSRSRSRSASRGRKSYRGSKYTSVSHRGSRSRTRSPYRGGRYSRSRSRSYSRSRYSRDRHVYRSHSRSPMSSRRRHIGNRDNPCPSRCLGVFGLSIFTTEQQIQQIFSKYGPVERVQVVIDAKTGRSRGFCFVYFGSSEDAKVAKQQCTGMEIDGRRIRVDFSITQRAHTPTPGIYMGKPTHLHDRSWDAPRRREVSYRGSYRRSPSPYYSRRRSRYDRSKSRSYSPRRY, from the exons ATGGCATCTTCGCACATTTCGTTCGTCGCGCGAATCTGCACTCGAGGGAAGACGGCGATGAGCGATATCGAG AGAAGTGGCAGTCGCAGCGCGAGCCCCCGTCGACCACGGACAGCGGACGGTGGCCAAAGGGACTCACGGTCGCACTCGCGGTCGCACTCCCGGTCGCGTAAGTCTCGCGAGCGGAAGGACTCTCTCAGGGACGTTAAATATTCGAGGTCGCGCAGTCGGTCCGCGTCACGCGGCCGGAAGTCATACCGCGGCAGCAAGTACACAAGCGTCAGTCACCGAGGGAGCCGTAGCCGGACCCGTTCGCCGTATCGAGGAGGGCGTTACTCCCGCAGCAGGTCCCGCTCGTACTCGCGTTCGCGGTACTCCCGCGACAGACACGTATACCGGTCACATTCTCGCAGCCCCATGTCGTCCAGGAGGCGGCACATCGGCAATCGGGACAATCCTTGCCCGTCCCGATGCCTAGGTGTTTTTGGCCTCTCGATTTTCACGACTGAGCAACAAATTCAACAGATATTCTCGAAATACGGCCCGGTGGAGCGAGTACAGGTCGTTATTGATGCAAAG ACTGGACGTTCCCGAGGTTTTTGCTTTGTATATTTTGGATCGTCCGAGGATGCGAAGGTGGCTAAACAGCAGTGCACCGGCATGGAAATCGATGGGAGAAGAATTAGAGTGGACTTTTCTATTACGCAACGAGCTCACACTCCTACTCCAGGAATATACATGGGGAAACCGACACATCTGCACGACAGAAGCTGGGATGCACCGAGACGTAGAGA AGTTAGCTACAGAGGAAGCTATCGTCGCTCACCCAGCCCGTACTATAGCCGCCGACGTTCACGCTATGACCGTTCTAAATCACGTTCTTATTCGCCAC GTCGATATTAA
- the Fer2lch gene encoding ferritin light chain isoform X2: MLFFGVLSVLFLTVSAEYCYTDVESACGTNPKNGGLISNCNAKYGAIDTLQADLQAYANANIETSFEFLLMSTHFGNYEANRQGFKGLYRKLSDNSWEEAINLIKYIAQRGGKMDLNQLPRSKKPIKDSKVLELTELNSLAKALDSEKQLADEALRIHAQAQHHTKQDAAVAHYIEEHFMESLSERVRQLAGYSNDLKNMLEERDASLSIFLFDEYLKQTL; this comes from the exons ATGTTGTTCTTTGGAGTGCTGTCCGTTCTTTTCCTGACCGTTTCCGCGGAGTATTGTTACACCGACGTTGAAAGTGCCTGTGGCACAAATCCCAAAA ATGGTGGATTAATATCGAATTGTAATGCCAAGTATGGAGCTATCGATACCCTTCAAGCTGATCTTCAGGCGTATGCGAATGCTAATATTGAAACTAGCTTTGAATTTCTCCTGATGTCCACACACTTCGGAAATTACGAGGCTAATAGACAAGGGTTTAAGGGGCTGTACCGCAAACTTTCAGATAACTCTTGGGAAGAAGCTATAAATTTGATCAAATACATCGCACAGCGTGGTGGCAAGATGGATCTCAATCAACTTCCACGTTCTAAGAAGCCT ATCAAGGATAGCAAAGTATTGGAATTGACCGAACTGAACAGCCTGGCTAAAGCACTTGACAGCGAGAAACAACTTGCCGATGAAGCCTTACGCATTCACGCTCAGGCGCAGCATCACACCAAACAGGATGCGGCTGTCGCGCATTATATTGAAGAACATTTCATGGAATCTTTGTCCGAACGTGTCAGACAGCTGGCAGGTTATTCAAATGACCTCAAGAACATGCTGGAGGAACGTGATGCATCCCTTTCCATATTCTTATTTGACGAGTACCTTAAGCAAACTTTGTAA
- the LOC139108967 gene encoding transformer 2 isoform X1 — MASSHISFVARICTRGKTAMSDIERSGSRSASPRRPRTADGGQRDSRSHSRSHSRSRKSRERKDSLRDVKYSRSRSRSASRGRKSYRGSKYTSVSHRGSRSRTRSPYRGGRYSRSRSRSYSRSRYSRDRHVYRSHSRSPMSSRRRHIGNRDNPCPSRCLGVFGLSIFTTEQQIQQIFSKYGPVERVQVVIDAKTGRSRGFCFVYFGSSEDAKVAKQQCTGMEIDGRRIRVDFSITQRAHTPTPGIYMGKPTHLHDRSWDAPRRREVSYRGSYRRSPSPYYSRRRSRYDRSKSRSYSPRKYDLYSNLHYNISCLHRYVSLY; from the exons ATGGCATCTTCGCACATTTCGTTCGTCGCGCGAATCTGCACTCGAGGGAAGACGGCGATGAGCGATATCGAG AGAAGTGGCAGTCGCAGCGCGAGCCCCCGTCGACCACGGACAGCGGACGGTGGCCAAAGGGACTCACGGTCGCACTCGCGGTCGCACTCCCGGTCGCGTAAGTCTCGCGAGCGGAAGGACTCTCTCAGGGACGTTAAATATTCGAGGTCGCGCAGTCGGTCCGCGTCACGCGGCCGGAAGTCATACCGCGGCAGCAAGTACACAAGCGTCAGTCACCGAGGGAGCCGTAGCCGGACCCGTTCGCCGTATCGAGGAGGGCGTTACTCCCGCAGCAGGTCCCGCTCGTACTCGCGTTCGCGGTACTCCCGCGACAGACACGTATACCGGTCACATTCTCGCAGCCCCATGTCGTCCAGGAGGCGGCACATCGGCAATCGGGACAATCCTTGCCCGTCCCGATGCCTAGGTGTTTTTGGCCTCTCGATTTTCACGACTGAGCAACAAATTCAACAGATATTCTCGAAATACGGCCCGGTGGAGCGAGTACAGGTCGTTATTGATGCAAAG ACTGGACGTTCCCGAGGTTTTTGCTTTGTATATTTTGGATCGTCCGAGGATGCGAAGGTGGCTAAACAGCAGTGCACCGGCATGGAAATCGATGGGAGAAGAATTAGAGTGGACTTTTCTATTACGCAACGAGCTCACACTCCTACTCCAGGAATATACATGGGGAAACCGACACATCTGCACGACAGAAGCTGGGATGCACCGAGACGTAGAGA AGTTAGCTACAGAGGAAGCTATCGTCGCTCACCCAGCCCGTACTATAGCCGCCGACGTTCACGCTATGACCGTTCTAAATCACGTTCTTATTCGCCACGTAAGTACGATCTATATTCTAATTTGCATTATAATATAAGCTGTCTACATAGATATGTGTCTCTATATTAA
- the Fer2lch gene encoding ferritin light chain isoform X1: MEKSSLDCVQRYDCSIEGNYCVCSGKSADCLNKVHLVLSGRTSRRTPFIFRVLSFLTTFYCPILKSGKMLFFGVLSVLFLTVSAEYCYTDVESACGTNPKNGGLISNCNAKYGAIDTLQADLQAYANANIETSFEFLLMSTHFGNYEANRQGFKGLYRKLSDNSWEEAINLIKYIAQRGGKMDLNQLPRSKKPIKDSKVLELTELNSLAKALDSEKQLADEALRIHAQAQHHTKQDAAVAHYIEEHFMESLSERVRQLAGYSNDLKNMLEERDASLSIFLFDEYLKQTL, encoded by the exons ATGGAAAAAAGCAGCTTGGACTGCGTCCAAAGATACGATTGCTCAATCGAAGGAAATTATTGCGTTTGTTCCGGTAAATCAGCCGATTGTCTCAACAAGGTGCACTTGGTGCTCAGTGGGAGGACTAGCCGCAGGACTCCGTTCATTTTTCGGGTCCTGAGTTTCCTGACAACATTCTACTGTCCTATTTTAAAATCAG gaaaGATGTTGTTCTTTGGAGTGCTGTCCGTTCTTTTCCTGACCGTTTCCGCGGAGTATTGTTACACCGACGTTGAAAGTGCCTGTGGCACAAATCCCAAAA ATGGTGGATTAATATCGAATTGTAATGCCAAGTATGGAGCTATCGATACCCTTCAAGCTGATCTTCAGGCGTATGCGAATGCTAATATTGAAACTAGCTTTGAATTTCTCCTGATGTCCACACACTTCGGAAATTACGAGGCTAATAGACAAGGGTTTAAGGGGCTGTACCGCAAACTTTCAGATAACTCTTGGGAAGAAGCTATAAATTTGATCAAATACATCGCACAGCGTGGTGGCAAGATGGATCTCAATCAACTTCCACGTTCTAAGAAGCCT ATCAAGGATAGCAAAGTATTGGAATTGACCGAACTGAACAGCCTGGCTAAAGCACTTGACAGCGAGAAACAACTTGCCGATGAAGCCTTACGCATTCACGCTCAGGCGCAGCATCACACCAAACAGGATGCGGCTGTCGCGCATTATATTGAAGAACATTTCATGGAATCTTTGTCCGAACGTGTCAGACAGCTGGCAGGTTATTCAAATGACCTCAAGAACATGCTGGAGGAACGTGATGCATCCCTTTCCATATTCTTATTTGACGAGTACCTTAAGCAAACTTTGTAA
- the LOC139108967 gene encoding transformer 2 isoform X2, protein MASSHISFVARICTRGKTAMSDIERSGSRSASPRRPRTADGGQRDSRSHSRSHSRSRKSRERKDSLRDVKYSRSRSRSASRGRKSYRGSKYTSVSHRGSRSRTRSPYRGGRYSRSRSRSYSRSRYSRDRHVYRSHSRSPMSSRRRHIGNRDNPCPSRCLGVFGLSIFTTEQQIQQIFSKYGPVERVQVVIDAKTGRSRGFCFVYFGSSEDAKVAKQQCTGMEIDGRRIRVDFSITQRAHTPTPGIYMGKPTHLHDRSWDAPRRREVSYRGSYRRSPSPYYSRRRSRYDRSKSRSYSPRFESRGIG, encoded by the exons ATGGCATCTTCGCACATTTCGTTCGTCGCGCGAATCTGCACTCGAGGGAAGACGGCGATGAGCGATATCGAG AGAAGTGGCAGTCGCAGCGCGAGCCCCCGTCGACCACGGACAGCGGACGGTGGCCAAAGGGACTCACGGTCGCACTCGCGGTCGCACTCCCGGTCGCGTAAGTCTCGCGAGCGGAAGGACTCTCTCAGGGACGTTAAATATTCGAGGTCGCGCAGTCGGTCCGCGTCACGCGGCCGGAAGTCATACCGCGGCAGCAAGTACACAAGCGTCAGTCACCGAGGGAGCCGTAGCCGGACCCGTTCGCCGTATCGAGGAGGGCGTTACTCCCGCAGCAGGTCCCGCTCGTACTCGCGTTCGCGGTACTCCCGCGACAGACACGTATACCGGTCACATTCTCGCAGCCCCATGTCGTCCAGGAGGCGGCACATCGGCAATCGGGACAATCCTTGCCCGTCCCGATGCCTAGGTGTTTTTGGCCTCTCGATTTTCACGACTGAGCAACAAATTCAACAGATATTCTCGAAATACGGCCCGGTGGAGCGAGTACAGGTCGTTATTGATGCAAAG ACTGGACGTTCCCGAGGTTTTTGCTTTGTATATTTTGGATCGTCCGAGGATGCGAAGGTGGCTAAACAGCAGTGCACCGGCATGGAAATCGATGGGAGAAGAATTAGAGTGGACTTTTCTATTACGCAACGAGCTCACACTCCTACTCCAGGAATATACATGGGGAAACCGACACATCTGCACGACAGAAGCTGGGATGCACCGAGACGTAGAGA AGTTAGCTACAGAGGAAGCTATCGTCGCTCACCCAGCCCGTACTATAGCCGCCGACGTTCACGCTATGACCGTTCTAAATCACGTTCTTATTCGCCAC GTTTTGAATCAAGAGGTATTGGATGA